The following proteins are co-located in the Echinicola sp. 20G genome:
- a CDS encoding S9 family peptidase, which translates to MKKIAPFFVFLMLLSLINQAFAIQPDREYFMTPDSISWNYEELKITTEDGYKLNSWIYEARPENDKGVVLVLAYPDAGNMSYFVYYAGIMANAGYTVITFDYRGFGKSDDFDIQSDYLYYTEFAKDLEAVVKAASLKFRDKKFGIWSMSMGTTIASRAYPVLKGKIDFMIGEGYVTDTLAIVDRYKEKGKLLVLPEESAEYRKAIESIDIPLLIFTASKDIITTHQDTLGLQKALGNHCEVIQYSGEHLAGFSYLLESKGFGGWYVEEINGFLEKVKV; encoded by the coding sequence ATGAAAAAAATAGCACCTTTTTTTGTTTTTCTGATGCTTTTGAGCTTGATAAATCAAGCTTTTGCTATTCAACCGGACAGGGAATATTTTATGACACCAGATTCAATAAGCTGGAATTATGAGGAACTGAAAATTACAACGGAAGATGGCTATAAGTTAAACTCATGGATTTATGAGGCGAGGCCAGAAAATGATAAAGGCGTAGTACTTGTTTTAGCTTATCCAGATGCAGGGAATATGTCCTACTTTGTTTATTATGCTGGGATAATGGCGAATGCAGGCTATACGGTGATTACTTTTGATTATCGGGGTTTTGGTAAAAGTGATGATTTCGATATTCAGTCAGATTATCTCTACTACACGGAGTTTGCCAAGGACCTTGAGGCCGTTGTTAAGGCAGCTTCATTAAAGTTTAGGGATAAGAAATTTGGGATTTGGTCCATGTCGATGGGAACCACGATTGCTTCTAGGGCTTATCCTGTCTTAAAGGGCAAAATTGATTTTATGATTGGCGAAGGTTATGTAACCGATACTTTAGCTATTGTAGATAGGTACAAGGAGAAAGGTAAGCTCTTGGTGCTTCCTGAAGAGTCTGCTGAGTATAGGAAGGCCATTGAGTCCATTGATATTCCCCTTTTGATTTTCACAGCCTCTAAGGATATTATTACAACCCATCAGGATACATTGGGTCTTCAAAAAGCACTTGGTAACCATTGTGAAGTAATTCAATATTCTGGTGAACACCTCGCTGGCTTTTCCTATCTATTGGAAAGTAAAGGATTTGGAGGCTG